The Phycisphaeraceae bacterium genome segment CACAGGCGGACATCATGGCCAGCAACGGCGTGATTCACGTCATCGACACGGTCATCCTGCCGGAGACGAAGAACATTGTTGAGATCGCCTCGGGCGCGAAGACCTTCGGCACGCTGCTCGCAGCGGTGAAAGCGGCTGGCCTTGCCGATGTGCTGATGGGCGAAGGGCCGTTCACAGTGCTGGCGCCGACGGATGAGGCGTTCTCGAAGCTGCCGCCCGGCACGGTGGAATCGCTGCTCAAGCCGGAGAACCGTGAGAAACTGGTGGCGATCCTGACGTACCACGTCATCCCCGGCCGCGCCTACGCCAAGGATGCGGTGGCGGCGGAGACGGCGGCGACGATCGAGGGCTCGAAGGTGCGCTTCCGCGTGGTCGATGGGCGACTGACCGCCAGCGGGGCCAACGTCGTGGCCACGGACATCGAGGCCAGCAACGGCGTGATCCACGTCATCGACGCGGTTATCATGCCCGGGCTGAATTGACCCATGACGGCGGCGGCGTTCATCGCGGAGCGTCGAGCCCCGGTGAGCGCCGCCGCCCGTTTCCGACGCCGATCATTTTTCGTGACCGAAATTCTCCTCCATCGTGTGGCGGCGGGCGATCAGGGGGCCATGCAGGCCCTCATCGATCGTTTTGGAGGGCTGGTCTGGTCGCTGGCCCGTCGCTCCTGTCCCACTGAGGCCGAAGCGGAGGAGGCGGTGCAGGAGATCTTTGTTGATGTGTGGCAGAGCGCGTCGCGGTACGATGCCGCCAGCGGGGCCGAGGCCACCTTCATCGCCACGATTGCCCGCCGACGGCTCATCGACCGACGCCGCAGGAGCGACCGCCAGAAGCGGCTGGTCGAGAGCGTGGGGCGTGAGCGCCCGGACACGGCCCCCGACCGCACCGATGAGGTCGCGCTGGGCGACGAGGCGGCCCGCGCGGCGGCCTTTCTGGCGTCCGTCTCGCCGGAGCAGCAGCGTGTGCTCCGGCTGAGCATCTACCAGGGGCTGTCGCACGAGGAGATCGCCCAGTCCACCGGGCTCCCGCTGGGCACGGTGAAGACGCACATTCGCCGCGGACTCATCAAGTTGCGCGACCTGCTCGCATCGGCCCGCCCCGCGGAGGCGATTGGATAGGAAGATGACCCCCGTCACGCCCCCCAACCCGAACCGGCTTGAGGAACTGCGCTGCGACGCCGCGGCGCAGGGCCTGAGCGACGCCGAGCGCGCCGAGATGGCCGCGCTCCTCGGCGCGGGTGAGGCGAGAGACGCGGATCAGCAGGCCCTTGATCGAGCCGCAGCGGCGCTGATGCTGGCCTTCGCGGCTCAGGAAGGAGATGAACACGCCTCCATGCCCGCATCACTGCGAGCGAAGGTGCATGACGCCGTGGCTCGTGCCCCGCGCGAGGGTGGCTCCGGGGCGGCGCCGAAGTTGCGGCTGGCGGGCACGCCGCAGGATCGCCCGGCGCCGCTGTCAACCCCCGCCACACGGATGAACTGGTTCCCCTGGCTCCTCGCGGCGGCATGTCTCGCTCTGGCGGTGGTGGCGTGGTGGCCGCAGCGAGGCGGGCGCGGAGAAAGTCCCACGCTCGCCGAAGCGCGCCAGCAATTGCTCGCCGCGCCCGGTTCGCGCACCGTGTCATGGGCGCAGAACGATCTGGGCGTCACCGGCGACATCGTGTGGAATAACGAGCGTCAGGAGGGGTACATGCGCTTCGCCGGGCTGCCGGCCAATGATCCGACGGATATCCAGTACCAACTCTGGATCTTCGACGGCAAGCGTCAGCTGCACAACGAGTTCCACGCGGTGGATGGCGGCGTCTTCGACGTTGAGAAACGCGAGGGAGAGGTCATCATCCGCATCACGCCCAAGTTGCGCATCTTCGAACCAGCGCTCTTCGCCATCACCAGCGAGCCGCCCGGCGGCGTGGTCAAGCACACCGACACCGAGAAGCACCGGATTCTGCTGGTTGCTCCGGTCGAGGGATGATCGCTGTGCTCGAATGCGGCGGCGGCATGACGGGCGCGGAGCTCGCCAATCCGGTACAATCGACCCATGGACGCCTCCGCCCCGCCCACGCCCCAGCGACCCGGGCTGCTCTCCCTGCCGGAGATGCTCTTCCAGAACGCCTACGTCTGGATGATCTTCTTCTCCGCGATGGACGTGGTGCTGACAGGGCTCATCCTGCGGTCAGGCGACGGCGTGGGGCTGGACCCCAACCGTGAGATCAACCCCGTGGCTCGCCTCGTCATTGCCCACTGGGGCATGCTGGGGGCGTCCTTCTTCAAGTTCGCCCTGGTGATGCTGGTCATCGTGATCGCCGAGACGATCGGCCGCATGAAGCCAATGGTCGGTCGCACGCTGGCGTGGACGGCTGTGGGCATCTCCGCGTTTCCGGTCGTGTGGTCGCTGACGCTGCTGACGGTCCACCGCATGCATCTCTTTGACCAGGCGGAGGAATCCGGCGGCTCAACGATCGTAATGTCGTTGATGTCGTGAACGACCGAACGGTCACCGTCCCGCGCAGGTGGCGAGGATGTCCTCGACGCTCACGCACAGCCGGATCACCATCTGCGGGTTCTCTTTCTTTTCCGTGTCGGCGTACAACGTTCGCGTGGACAGCGCCATGCCCACGACGTTGCCGCACGCATCCACCACCGGCGCGCCGCTCGACCCGGTGGCGAAGCCCGCGGTAATCTGCAGCCGCCTGCTGGCTTGTTCGCCCTCGCCCAGCAGGCGCGACACCACACCGTCGGTGAGCATGTAGAAGTGGCTCTGAGGGTGGCTGACCACGGCGACGGGCTCGCCAGGCGCCGGGTCGGCCTCGGCCAGCGGCAGCGCCCGCAGATTCGATGCGTCCACGCGCAGAATCGCCACGTCGCGGGCCTCGTCGATGGCCGCCACCGCCACGATGGGGTACACCGTTTCGTCGTGCAGCA includes the following:
- a CDS encoding sigma-70 family RNA polymerase sigma factor; this encodes MTEILLHRVAAGDQGAMQALIDRFGGLVWSLARRSCPTEAEAEEAVQEIFVDVWQSASRYDAASGAEATFIATIARRRLIDRRRRSDRQKRLVESVGRERPDTAPDRTDEVALGDEAARAAAFLASVSPEQQRVLRLSIYQGLSHEEIAQSTGLPLGTVKTHIRRGLIKLRDLLASARPAEAIG
- a CDS encoding anti-sigma factor, yielding MTPVTPPNPNRLEELRCDAAAQGLSDAERAEMAALLGAGEARDADQQALDRAAAALMLAFAAQEGDEHASMPASLRAKVHDAVARAPREGGSGAAPKLRLAGTPQDRPAPLSTPATRMNWFPWLLAAACLALAVVAWWPQRGGRGESPTLAEARQQLLAAPGSRTVSWAQNDLGVTGDIVWNNERQEGYMRFAGLPANDPTDIQYQLWIFDGKRQLHNEFHAVDGGVFDVEKREGEVIIRITPKLRIFEPALFAITSEPPGGVVKHTDTEKHRILLVAPVEG